From Triticum aestivum cultivar Chinese Spring chromosome 4A, IWGSC CS RefSeq v2.1, whole genome shotgun sequence, a single genomic window includes:
- the LOC123082608 gene encoding putative FBD-associated F-box protein At5g56440 → MSAPASTPCRSKSAQGTYNGVDRLSGLPSELLHRVMSFLPMPEAVRTSLLSPSWRYLWASTPYIRINHHDFMDDNEKMEKFGDRLLLLRDSTASLDEARIIDHSVASTTCTVWIRHVIMHKVRHLHVSGLGHLDSSAMPPSNHLKTIRLQFVILGHGLFRPLNYDCRVLQLLQLEDCVLVDLKEISSRSLKVLHIINCLITGSLLICASNLTDLSILDTHSHSGAILVRDLSSLVTAFVSVRTIEGHGLLDGLSHATTLELHAPLLERGLWICPMFSNLTSLVLGHCCMAADFNALLRIVQHSPKLKELTFKLERVQCIRCMHSESTLPPSGAALSLGSHPCIERIKICCSKEDPSVSALVEALQPIVGDVKISIKHLY, encoded by the exons ATGTCGGCGCCAGCATCTACTCCCTGTCGTTCCAAGAGCGCGCAAGGCACCTACAATGGCGTCGACAGGCTCAGCGGCCTTCCCAGTGAGCTGCTCCACCGCGTGATGTCCTTCCTGCCCATGCCGGAGGCCGTGCGCACAAGCCTGCTCTCGCCGAGCTGGCGCTATCTCTGGGCATCTACGCCATACATCCGCATCAACCACCACGACTTCATGGATGACAAcgaaaagatggagaagttcgggGACCGCTTGCTGCTCTTGCGCGACAGCACTGCTTCCTTGGATGAAGCCCGGATCATTGACCACTCGGTTGCTAGTACCACATGTACTGTGTGGATTCGTCATGTCATCATGCACAAAGTTCGTCACCTCCATGTTTCCGGATTGGGCCATCTGGATAGCTCAGCCATGCCTCCTTCTAACCACCTCAAAACAATCAGGCTCCAATTTGTCATATTGGGACATGGGCTCTTTAGGCCGCTCAACTACGACTGCCGAGTGCTTCAACTTCTACAGCTGGAGGATTGCGTTTTGGTTGACCTGAAGGAGATCTCATCCAGGTCACTcaaggttttgcatattattaactgCCTTATCACCGGGAGTCTCCTGATTTGTGCTAGCAATCTTACCGATCTCTCTATCCTAGACACGCATAGTCATTCCGGAGCTATATTAGTCAGGGATCTGTCTTCTCTAGTAACAGCCTTTGTTAGTGTAAGGACAATAGAGGGCCATGGTCTACTTGATGGCCTCTCACATGCCACAACCTTGGAGTTGCATGCACCATTACTTGAG AGAGGTTTGTGGATATGCCCAATGTTCAGCAACCTGACAAGCCTAGTGCTGGGCCATTGCTGCATGGCTGCTGATTTCAACGCGCTGCTTCGCATTGTCCAGCACTCGCCCAAGCTGAAGGAGTTGACTTTTAAGCTCGAAAGG GTGCAATGTATAAGGTGCATGCATTCTGAATCTACTTTGCCACCATCAGGAGCAGCGTTGAGCTTGGGCTCCCACCCTTGCATCGAGAGGATCAAGATCTGCTGCTCGAAAGAAGATCCAAGTGTCAGTGCGCTGGTGGAAGCGTTGCAACCGATTGTCGGTGATGTGAAAATCAGCATCAAGCATCTCTATTAA